In Pyrus communis chromosome 1, drPyrComm1.1, whole genome shotgun sequence, the following are encoded in one genomic region:
- the LOC137715330 gene encoding transcription termination factor MTERF8, chloroplastic-like has protein sequence MIAQLNKKLILLSLTSVELHKSPLCHSISLLFYSSSRLEKPKSKSKISVSEYLITQHQFSPEAALKAASTIAFLKSPADSSSVISFLRESGFSKTHMEDVIKRVPRILTSNLDTVLKPKFKVFQDLGFSDSDIVDIVSSDPWILWRSADNRLAPALLVLKKILGSNARVLKALKLPGWFLKYDLEKTMMSNVEVLQSYGIKSPQIIKYIFQFPRFFVHKPESIVEVVKRVNEMGFDMKSKRFLSAIRIMTSLTVDTWERKVKLFKSLGLSEDDISAVFRRVPQVFAVSENKIKEVAELLLSTGKFDISFIVNRPELLIYSVEHRLKPRLRVMEILEKKKLLGKKHNLITICKYSKQKFAELYVIPYANELEGRVHEGKS, from the coding sequence ATGATAGCCCAGCTTAACAAAAAGCTAATCTTACTCTCACTAACCTCAGTTGAGCTACACAAATCCCCTCTCTGCCACTCAATCTCACTCTTGTTCTACTCTTCCTCCCGACTCGAAAAGCcgaaatccaaatccaaaatatCTGTATCTGAATACTTAATCACCCAGCATCAGTTTTCCCCAGAAGCCGCTTTGAAAGCCGCATCAACAATCGCTTTTCTGAAAAGCCCTGCAGATTCTAGTTCGGTGATTTCGTTTCTCAGAGAAAGCGGCTTCTCGAAGACCCATATGGAAGATGTGATTAAAAGGGTCCCCAGGATTCTAACTTCCAATCTTGACACTGTCCTCAAACCCAAATTCAAGGTTTTCCAGGACTTGGGCTTTTCGGATTCCGACATTGTCGATATTGTGTCCTCTGACCCCTGGATTCTGTGGCGAAGTGCCGATAATAGGCTTGCCCCTGCTCTGTTGGTGCTGAAGAAGATTCTCGGATCGAATGCTCGTGTGCTCAAGGCTTTAAAGTTGCCCGGGTGGTTTCTTAAATATGACTTGGAGAAGACAATGATGTCCAATGTTGAGGTCTTACAGAGTTATGGTATAAAATCGCCACAGATTATCAAATACATTTTTCAGTTTCCAAGGTTTTTTGTGCATAAGCCGGAGAGTATTGTGGAAGTTGTTAAAAGGGTTAACGAGATGGGTTTTGATATGAAGTCCAAGAGGTTCCTATCAGCAATTCGGATCATGACTTCGCTGACTGTGGATACATGGGAACGGAAGGTGAAGCTTTTCAAGAGTTTGGGGCTTTCAGAAGATGATATCTCAGCGGTTTTTAGGAGGGTACCTCAGGTGTTTGCGGTATCTGAGAACAAGATTAAGGAGGTTGCAGAATTGCTACTCAGCACTGGCAAGTTTGATATCTCGTTTATAGTTAATCGCCCAGAATTGCTTATTTATAGTGTCGAGCACAGGCTGAAACCACGTTTACGAGTTATGGAGATCctcgaaaagaaaaaactacttggtaaaaaacataatttgatcaCAATCTGCAAATACTCTAAACAGAAGTTTGCTGAGTTATATGTTATTCCTTATGCAAATGAACTTGAAGGAAGAGTGCATGAAGGGAAATCATGA